ACCGCCAACCGACCGAGGAGACGACCGTGACGACCGATCAGCAGATCGCCGAGCCCACCCCGACGATGCCGCGGATCGGTGATCCGGCACCGGCGTTCACCGCCGAGACCACGCAGGGCCCGATCAACTTCCCCGCCGACTACCGCGGGCGGTGGGTGATCCTGTTCTCCCACCCGGCCGACTTCACCCCGGTGTGCACCAGCGAGTTCGTCACGTTCGCCTCGATGCAGGACCAGTTCGCCGCCTACAACACCGATCTGGTGGGGTTGTCGGTCGACGGGCTCTACAGCCACATCGCCTGGCTGCGCACCATCCGGGAGAAGATCGAGTTCCGCGGGCTCAAGGACGTCGACGTGACGTTCCCGCTGATCGAGGACATCACGATGACCGTGGCGCGCCAGTACGGGATGATCATGCCCGGTGAGGCGTCGACCAAGGCGGTGCGCGCGGTGTTCGTCATCGACCCGGCCGGGGTGATCCGCACCATCATCTACTACCCGCTGAGCCTGGGCCGCAACTTCGACGAACTGCTGCGGGTGATCAAGGGCCTGCAGACCGCCGACCACTTCGAGGTGGCCACCCCCGCCGACTGGCGCCCCGGTGAGCCGGTGATCGTGCCGCCGGCCGGCTCCTGCGGCGCCGCCGACGACCGGGTCGGGGGCGCCGAGACCGGGGTGGAGTGCAAGGACTGGTTCTTCTGCACCCGCGAGATCTCCGAGCAGGACGTGGAGAAGGCGATCCGGCGCTGACGCGCCGGGCCCCGGTTCAGGCCAACTCGATCAGGTCGGCGTACTCCGCCGACCAGTGGTCCTCGGTGCCGTCGGGCAGCAGCACCACCCGCTGCGGGTCCAGCGCCTCGGCGGCACCGGGGTCGTGGGTGACCAGGACCACCGCACCGACATAGCTGCGCAGCGCGTCGAGCACCTGCTCGCGCGAGGCCGGGTCGAGGTTGTTGGTCGGCTCGTCGAGCAGCAGCACGTTGGCGGTGGAGGCGACCAGTCCGGCCAGCGCCAGGCGGGTCTTCTCCCCGCCGGAGAGCGTGCCGGCGGGTTGGTCGAGCTGGGCGCCGCTGAACATGAACGCCCCCAGCAGCCCCCGCAGGTCCTGCTCGCCGCTGTCGGGGGCGGCGTGGCGGATG
This sequence is a window from Mycolicibacillus parakoreensis. Protein-coding genes within it:
- a CDS encoding peroxiredoxin, giving the protein MPRIGDPAPAFTAETTQGPINFPADYRGRWVILFSHPADFTPVCTSEFVTFASMQDQFAAYNTDLVGLSVDGLYSHIAWLRTIREKIEFRGLKDVDVTFPLIEDITMTVARQYGMIMPGEASTKAVRAVFVIDPAGVIRTIIYYPLSLGRNFDELLRVIKGLQTADHFEVATPADWRPGEPVIVPPAGSCGAADDRVGGAETGVECKDWFFCTREISEQDVEKAIRR